The sequence below is a genomic window from Nakaseomyces glabratus chromosome F, complete sequence.
AATCAATAGCTACAGAAAGACCGTCACTTACTAGAACAGCTTCATCTTTCACAGAAGTTAAAGCCAAAGCATCTAATAATGCTTGTCTTTGAGCTTGGTTAAATTGTTCAGGGATAGCTATACCTACCTGTTCGACAAAATCAATTCCGGTAGTGTCCGTTTCTTTTATGTGCTGGTTGGCTCTGTCAATGATTTCTTGCAAATTCATCGCCACCAATTGCTCAACTGGGTACTCAACCCCATCGATAGTGATAGCAATTGTATTTCTAGTTGTAGAGGTCAAATTTGCACCCGGGTTCTCCCTCAAGTAACTCTCGATTGTATCTTTGTCATTCATGCTTTTGCCAAGTAAAGATCTCAAATGCATAGCAGTGTTTTGTGGAAATCTAGTCACTAAGGAGCCAATACTATTACCATAATGCCTTTCTAGAACACCATTGACATTCCTAATACATATACCACTGGTGTCCTTTCTTTTAGCTTCTGGGGTTAAGACAATCTCCATCATTGCCTTTGGTGACACCACCATAGCCTTAATGGATTGTTGACCATAGTCAATCCCGAGGAATGCTGCCTGCACTGCAAttgcaaataaaaacagTATAGACAACTTCATGGCCAAATTGcagttaaaaaaataatgtatACTGTTCCTGCTTTATCAATTGATGTTTCTTAGATTAGCAATATAAATGCAAATGCGGTTCTGAAATCTATAATAGCTCAGTTAAATAAGTTTTTAAAACGAACACGAATCTAATCTCCCTTTGAATGCAATCTCAAAAACTTTCACGTAAGGCGATCAAGCTTCAAAACGTTTGAAGATCTGCGATCGGAGAGGCTCAGAAAAAGCACTAGAACATTCCACAGAATTTCCACGTACTAAGGTATATATGGACCTTTGTAGCTCTAAATTACCATTCAGAGAGTAGCATTGTGAGCATTAAACAGATGGATTAGCTATCGCAGAGACAAAGGACGCTGAGCAAAGCTTACACACCGAACCATATCCTTTCTCAAGGCTGAGCAAATCAATGTCATGAAAAAAGCCCACTTTGAGAAGTagatttttaatatatacGATTGCGCCGCCGCTATTAggcatatatatatataccaCCAGTTTTTATCCCAATTAAACTGTAGAGGAAATGAAAAACTCGATCATTAGTAGGCTTTTATTCAATGATTGGCATGAAAATTTCTTCTctataaaacaaaattattaaaaagAACATTGCAAATGGTAATGACATCGAATACAGTTTACCTGACATACTCACTCTGCTATCACGATATCAGGATCTGTCAGATGTCTTATCAGGAGATCGTATAGATCTGGAGGTATCTTGGCAACAAATCCAACACCCAGCCTAATGATCTCATCCGCGTCAAATTCAGGTAGTTGTCGTAGCATATTCATTGGTGATTCTGACTCGAATATTTTGCTACGGATGGACACCAATTGAGCGACCACGAATAAAACATTCATGTGGAAACCGTATGCAAACATAAAATCCCACAGACGACACACCTGGTCGAGGGGCTTGTTACAACTTGAGAGCGTAAGGATCGAGGGCATACCGTAGATTTCTGCCGGCAGAAGGTTGTCACCCAGGTACTTACTTAGCTTTGGGTCGACGATCCGAAGACAGGCATCCAATAATCTAGCACCGTTCTGTGCGCCTGCGAGACTTCTGGTCAAGTAGGCCGGGATGATCCTCTTACACATCGTAGAGAACAACTGGTAAGCCATGGCTTCACTTGGACAAGAGTACAACAATGGCGCGAGAAGCACGTTCATACCTTGCACATAGGCACTAACATCCACAGTGTCTCCTTCGCCGGCTTGTCTTTTCTTGCGTTCTATTTCCCATGCAAAGCAACTTAGACATCGCAGTAGTGCATCTTCAGACACCTGTGCCCTAAATTTGGGGTCTGTCTGTAATGTTCTTGAGGTATCGTTCTTGATCTTCTGTAGTATATGAGTTTCAGGCGGGCCCAACTGCAGCAATGCCAGATACTTCTGCGAACACCGTTCCATTGACGTACGAGACAGGATAGACCACACGTAGCATCTCAACCGCTTTATCGACTGCTGGGAGTGAGTGTCCGCCTCGCTACCTCCAGAATCTACTTCATCGCCACCCGATAAGTTCCCTCGCTTGCTCCGCTTACGCTTATCGTTCCCTGCCACAGGTATACCTTCACTCAGTATCAAGTACCGCAGCTGAGACAGAGATGTGTGTACCAACAACGGTGGATGCGATATGAACTTCtccatatttttttgtatctCCGTTCTACCTCTTTTTAGTTTTGGCACCTTTTGGTTGGTACCCCAGACCTAAATATCCAAGATTCAAGATTAGCCGCCGATTTTTTTGCATGCTAGAGCTTGAAAGTCTAGCGGCACGAGCGGAACCTTGAAATTGGTAAACAACGTTAAAAACTTACCCGGCTACACTAAACTTACCCGGAATTTCAAGTCTCTGAACGTGGGGATGCCCCTCAAAGGGCATGGGGGGAAGAGACTGCATATGCACACAGCACTCGTACCAAAGCATGGTGGTCGAGTACGGGAGGTTGCGCATTCGGGAAGTTTTCATGGGGAATGTGGGTGTGTTTTGCAACCATGCCAGAGGCCTGTTCTATCTTCTAGGTGCATTCCATTGTGTTTTTCAGTTGTGTTGCTAGTAAGGGAACTCAAAGCGGGAAGGTAATTCTAGGGGACAAGGGAAGGGAAACCGGGGTGCAATTCTTATATTTCCTTCCGGCAAATATAATGATTTATCTCGTTGCATTTTTTCTGTGAATCACCCGTAGTGGAAATGAATAGACTATTTGACTAGTGTATGGGATGAGGTGGGGTGGGTGAAAGAATCTGGATGCGTATTAGCGCTAATGTATGATTGGGTTGTGATAgtagaaagagaaaaggaTCCAATAAGAATCTAATTACGTTACGTTCTTGCATCTCAACAGCCACCTATCTAATACCGCGCATGTACTCAATTGACATATCAAAttgaacaaaaatataaggCACGCCGTTAATCAAGCTCTACGCTGGGATATGAATGCTTAGACAAGCCGTGCAGGCGATCACTTGTCCTCACAGTAAAAAACCATTCAAAACcgaaaaaaattagaagcAGGTTTCGGAgtagaaagagaaaaagagaaaagaaaaagaaagcactGTGCTGCTTTTTCTAAGAGTTAAATTTACATCCCGTCTCAAGGGAAAGCCGACAAAGAACTACTGACTCTGTACCTTATCCGTTAGTACCCTCGAGTTGATTTGATTAATCATCCCTCTCCTACTAGTATCCCGCACAGCTACACTACACTACACTACAAGACAAAGACAAAGATTACGTATGCCCGTTTGCACCCATTCGCAACGCTTTGCAAGCTTTGCAATCGCTTATCGAAAATGCACCCAGGTGCCAAACCCATAACACGCAATAAGATGAGTTCAGGCATCGATAAGGGCGTTGTAGCGTTGCAGCCATCGTTGTTGTAACTTTGACTGGCATTGGGATAAGCACTACTTCTATATCCGAACCTTGTCCTGACCCCCTCCCGATAGGAAA
It includes:
- the BUB2 gene encoding Bub2p (CAGL0F06391g~Ortholog(s) have GTPase activator activity), giving the protein MEKFISHPPLLVHTSLSQLRYLILSEGIPVAGNDKRKRSKRGNLSGGDEVDSGGSEADTHSQQSIKRLRCYVWSILSRTSMERCSQKYLALLQLGPPETHILQKIKNDTSRTLQTDPKFRAQVSEDALLRCLSCFAWEIERKKRQAGEGDTVDVSAYVQGMNVLLAPLLYSCPSEAMAYQLFSTMCKRIIPAYLTRSLAGAQNGARLLDACLRIVDPKLSKYLGDNLLPAEIYGMPSILTLSSCNKPLDQVCRLWDFMFAYGFHMNVLFVVAQLVSIRSKIFESESPMNMLRQLPEFDADEIIRLGVGFVAKIPPDLYDLLIRHLTDPDIVIAE